The Lachnospiraceae bacterium KM106-2 nucleotide sequence GATGAATTGATTCCTTTCTTTACCTTGGCAATTCGTATTGAGACCGATACCAAGATTCGAATCGAAAGATTAAAGAAAAGAGAAAGAGAGCATTTTGGATCTCGTATTGATCTTGGTGGAGATATGTATGAGAATCATCAAGAATTTATTGAGTGGGCGGCTTCTTATGACGATGGAGATCTAGATATAAGAAGTAAGGCAAAGCATGATGATTGGCAAAAACAATTACAATGTGAATTAGTAGAATTAGATGGTAGTAATACATTAGAATACAATTTTGAAAAGGTTGAAAATAAATGCATGCGGATTTAGTTATCTTAATTAGAGAAAGGAGGTAGCAATGGAACTAAGAAGGACTTTTAACAAAGATGCCTATCTTTATGATGAATACCGTCCTGAATATCCGGATGAGCTATTTACTGACATTATTTCTTATACTCATATCGAACGTGGATCTAAATTATTGGAGATCGGGGTAGGAACAGGACAAGCGACTCGTCCCTTTCTTGAATTGGGATGTGATATTATAGGGATTGAACTGGGAGATCAATTAAGTTCATATGTAAGAGATAAGTATAAAGATTATGATAATTTCAAAGTGATTAATGATGATTTTATGAGCTATCCCATAGAAGAGAATAGCTATGATTTCATCTATTGTGCGACAGCCTTTCATTGGTTACCAAAAGAGGAAGCCTATACAAAGATTAGGAGGGCTCTAAAAAAGGATGGTACATTAGCTTTATTCTGGAATCATCCTTATCCGAATCGAGAAGACGATCGAAGTAACTTGGCAAATCAAAGGATTTATCAAAAGTATCGACCATCCGATGAAAAGCAAATTGAATTTAGTGAAAAGGATTGCAATAAATATAGAGATGAGCTTGTAGAATTCGGGTTTCAAAAAGTGGAATCAAAGCTATATCGACG carries:
- a CDS encoding methyltransferase codes for the protein MELRRTFNKDAYLYDEYRPEYPDELFTDIISYTHIERGSKLLEIGVGTGQATRPFLELGCDIIGIELGDQLSSYVRDKYKDYDNFKVINDDFMSYPIEENSYDFIYCATAFHWLPKEEAYTKIRRALKKDGTLALFWNHPYPNREDDRSNLANQRIYQKYRPSDEKQIEFSEKDCNKYRDELVEFGFQKVESKLYRRVRTLQTEEYIQLLNTYSDHIALRAEVKEKFEGDMRKAIDEVGGRINIYDTLDLYLGKTE